CGAGAGCAGGGTTCTCATGATGTCGACGAACAATATACTTTCACCGGCCCACGGAAAACCGATCATCGGGCCCACGCAAGACATAGTGCTCGGCATCTATTACCTTACCAGGGACAAGGTAGGCGCGAAGGGGGAAGGGAAAACGTTTGCGGACCTGGATGAGGTCCGGATTGCGTATGACTCCAAGGAAATAGACATTCATGCGCTCATCAGGGCGAGGCTGAACGGGAACCTGGTCGAGACCACGGTGGGAAGGGTCATTCTTTACGGGATATTACCGGAGGAAATTCCTTTTTACATGGTCAACAAGGTGATGAAGAAAAAAGACCTTGGTGACCTCATCGATTACGCCTTTCGCCACTGTGGAACGAAAGCAACGGTGATCCTCTCTGACAGGCTGAAAAAACTCGGATTTCAGTACGCCACCTACTCGGGAATTTCCATATCAGTCGATGACCTCAAGATACCCTCGAACAAGCATAAAATGATTGATAGGGCAACGAAGATGGTCGAGTCGGTGATCAGGGAGTACACGGAAGGCCTGATCACTGACGGTGAGCGGTACAACAAAGTCGTGGATATCTGGTCAGGCGTGGCGGAAGAGGTCGCTGACGAGATGATGAAGGAGATGGAGGAGGAAACGGTCAAAGACAAGGCCGGGAAGGAAGTAAAAATTCAATCCTTCAATCCCATCTATATGATGGCGGATTCCGGCGCGAGAGGTTCCGATAAGCAGATGCGGCAGCTTGCAGGGATGAGGGGCCTCATGGCAAAGCCCACGGGGGAGATAATCGAGACGCCGATCACCTCGAATTTCCGGGAAGGCCTTTCCGTTCTCCAGTACTTTATATCGACTCATGGCGCGAGAAAGGGACTCGCCGACACGGCGCTGAAAACTGCGAATGCCGGATACCTGACGCGGAGACTCGTCGATGTGGCCCAGGATGGAATGATCGGCGATGAGGACTGTCAAACCCTCGAGGGAGTCGAGATGAGAGCCCTCATCGAAGGGGGAGAGATAATCGACACCCTCGCCGATCGGCTGCTCGGAAGGGTCGCCCTCGAGGATGTCATCGACCCCGTAACGGAAGAGGTTATTGTTGCCGCAAATGAAGAGATCACCGAGGACAAGGCACGAAGGATCCAGGACGCGGGAATAGACGAAGTCATGATCCGATCGGTTATATCCTGCCAGCTCAAAAGAGGCATCTGTGCAAAGTGTTACGGGAGAGACCTGGCACGGGGAAATATGGTCAGCATGGGAGAGGCGATAGGGATTATCGCTGCCCAGTCGATCGGGGAGCCCGGCACGCAGCTCACGATGAGAACCTTCCACATCGGCGGGGCGGCCTCGAGAAGCGTCGAGCAATCCTTCATTGAGAATAAAAATCCGGGGGTTGTAAAGTTCAACAACCTCCACACCGTGGAAAAGAGCGACGGCACGAGCGTTGCCATGGCGAGAAACGGAGAGATCGTAATAATCGATGACGCCGGAAGGGAAAGGGAAAAATATCCCGTCACCTATGGAGCGACGATATTTGTATCTGAAAAGGAGAAAATAAAGGCAAACACGAGGCTCGGAGAGTGGGACCCCTACAATATCCCCATACTGACGGAAGTGCCGGGAAAGATAAAGTTCGGGGACATCAAAGAAGGCATAACGATGAAAGAGCAGGTCGACGAAGTTACCTCAAAAGCCTCCCAGGTGGTTATCGAGCCGCGAGATCCGGAAGCGCGTCCCAGGATATCGATAAAGGACGCAAAGGGGCGGACCATGAAACTCCCGGGGTCTACAGCAGACGCTCGATACCTGCTCCCCGTCGGTGCAAACATCAGAGTTGAAGAGGGCATGGAAGTCGAGGCCGGCGACATCATCGCAAAGATACCCAGGGGAACCACCAAGACCAAGGATATCACGGGTGGCCTTCCAAGGGTGGTGGAGCTCTTCGAAGCGCGAAAACAAAAAGACAATGCCGTCATATCTGAAATCGATGGCCTGGTCAGGCTCGGAAAAGACATCAAGGGAAAGAGGAAGATAACGGTAACGCCGGATGTTGGCGAGGCCCGTGAATATGTTATTCCAAGGGGCAAGCACGTGATCGTACACGATGGAGAGCGGGTGAGGGCCGGCGAACCCCTGATGGAGGGTTCACCGAATCCTCACGACATCCTCCGGGTTCTCGGAGAGAAAGAACTTGCGAAATTTCTCGTTGATGAAATCCAGAAGGTCTACCGTCTCCAGGGAGTGAAAATCAACGACAAGCATATCGAGGTTATCGTTCGGCAGATGTTAAGAAGGGTCAAGATAGTTGACCCCGGCGACACGACATTCCTGGTTGACGAGAGCGTGGAGAAGTGGAGGTTCAGAATGGAAAATGAGAGGGTCCTTGCGAACAATGGAAGACCCGCAACGGCAGAGCCGCAACTTCTCGGGATTACAAAAGCATCACTCTCAACGGACAGCTGGATATCAGCGGCATCTTTCCAGGAGACAACGAAGGTGCTCACCGAGGCAGCGGTAAGCGGAAAATGCGATTTGCTCGGAGGGCTCAAAGAAAACGTTATCATGGGAAGGCTCATCCCGGCGGGCACGGGAAGACGAGACTATCTGAAAGTCGAACCCCACATCGAGAAAGAAGTGGAAGAGCAGGCAGAATAATTATTATATATTGACACACGAGTAAATTAGGTGATAAATTAGCAAATTTGGACAATAAAGTGGAGACGCGCCGATATGCCGACGATTAACCAGCTTATCAGGAAGGCGAGGAAAAAGCCGAAAACAAAGAGCGCCTCACCTGCCCTGTCTTCCTGCCCGCAAAAAAGGGGGGTTTGCACGAGGGTTTACACGACTACCCCCAAAAAGCCGAATTCGGCACTCCGGAAAGTCGCGAGAATACGGCTGACAAACGGGTTCGAGGTAACGGCGTACATCCCGGGTGAGGGGCACAACCTTCAGGAGCATTCGGTCGTCTTGATAAGAGGAGGCAGGGTCAAAGACCTGCCGGGAGTGAGGTACCATATAGTCAGAGGAGTTCTGGATTCCGTTGGTGTCGAAGACAGACGGAAGAGCAGGTCGAAGTACGGTACGAAAAGGCCCAAATAGAGCTCTCATACCTGGTTTGGCTGTCTGATTCATTTGTTTGATTAATGCG
The window above is part of the Deltaproteobacteria bacterium genome. Proteins encoded here:
- a CDS encoding 30S ribosomal protein S12; translated protein: MPTINQLIRKARKKPKTKSASPALSSCPQKRGVCTRVYTTTPKKPNSALRKVARIRLTNGFEVTAYIPGEGHNLQEHSVVLIRGGRVKDLPGVRYHIVRGVLDSVGVEDRRKSRSKYGTKRPK
- the rpoC gene encoding DNA-directed RNA polymerase subunit beta' → MEDILKILESPRNPLNISSIKISIASSDMIRKWSHGEVKKPETLNYRTLKPERDGLFCAKIFGPTKDYECLCGKYKRMKHRGIVCEKCGVEVIQSKVRRERMGHIELAAPVAHIWFLKSLPSRIGTILDLTMKEVESVLYFEKYIVIDPGDTDLQKNTLLTEEGYRKYKEDHGDKFTVGIGAEAVRDFLREIDCEKLSEHLRAELLETTSDAKKKKLAKRLKVVEAFRESVQRPDWMILEVLPVLPPDLRPLVPLDGGRFATSDLNDLYRRVINRNNRLRKLMDLNAPDIIIRNEKRMLQEAVDALFDNGRRGKVITGSNRRPLKSLSDMLKGKSGRFRQNLLGKRVDYSGRSVIVVGPELKLHQTGLPKKMALELYKPFVFNKLEEGGHSTTIKQAKKLVEKEMREVWDALDEVIRQHPVLLNRAPTLHRLGMQAFEPVLIEGKAIQLHPLVCSAFNADFDGDQMAVHVPLSIEAQSESRVLMMSTNNILSPAHGKPIIGPTQDIVLGIYYLTRDKVGAKGEGKTFADLDEVRIAYDSKEIDIHALIRARLNGNLVETTVGRVILYGILPEEIPFYMVNKVMKKKDLGDLIDYAFRHCGTKATVILSDRLKKLGFQYATYSGISISVDDLKIPSNKHKMIDRATKMVESVIREYTEGLITDGERYNKVVDIWSGVAEEVADEMMKEMEEETVKDKAGKEVKIQSFNPIYMMADSGARGSDKQMRQLAGMRGLMAKPTGEIIETPITSNFREGLSVLQYFISTHGARKGLADTALKTANAGYLTRRLVDVAQDGMIGDEDCQTLEGVEMRALIEGGEIIDTLADRLLGRVALEDVIDPVTEEVIVAANEEITEDKARRIQDAGIDEVMIRSVISCQLKRGICAKCYGRDLARGNMVSMGEAIGIIAAQSIGEPGTQLTMRTFHIGGAASRSVEQSFIENKNPGVVKFNNLHTVEKSDGTSVAMARNGEIVIIDDAGREREKYPVTYGATIFVSEKEKIKANTRLGEWDPYNIPILTEVPGKIKFGDIKEGITMKEQVDEVTSKASQVVIEPRDPEARPRISIKDAKGRTMKLPGSTADARYLLPVGANIRVEEGMEVEAGDIIAKIPRGTTKTKDITGGLPRVVELFEARKQKDNAVISEIDGLVRLGKDIKGKRKITVTPDVGEAREYVIPRGKHVIVHDGERVRAGEPLMEGSPNPHDILRVLGEKELAKFLVDEIQKVYRLQGVKINDKHIEVIVRQMLRRVKIVDPGDTTFLVDESVEKWRFRMENERVLANNGRPATAEPQLLGITKASLSTDSWISAASFQETTKVLTEAAVSGKCDLLGGLKENVIMGRLIPAGTGRRDYLKVEPHIEKEVEEQAE